In the genome of Perca fluviatilis chromosome 4, GENO_Pfluv_1.0, whole genome shotgun sequence, one region contains:
- the LOC120558220 gene encoding zinc finger protein 501-like produces the protein MKMPTLQLLRTYVNQRLTVAVEDIIEMFERTITEYEEEMYRQRRLLGAEQSGGGAAKTVFSNQTGVSQEIQPLVINPKVPPEQQEWGPGPDPEEPPEPPHIKEEPEEVWIRQGLQRLEGADIPEFQFPAVSVKREDDDEKPHSAVLHQRQTEEPREADPPAQQTGAGAAVRNCDASEAAFDLDAAVFLKAASDGQFFLSQCFETETEASDDGWKHAIEPQPPCDPLKDSEAASPPRAHGQGEVYKCPACSKTFKHHTDLQRHVTSHTGERPFDCAECGKTFRHKGSLHIHMRKHTGEKPFRCLVCGKNFTQSGTLAAHVRIHTGEKPFSCSVCNKRYNERGTLARHMRVHTGEKPFTCSLCGKRFSEKGNLTKHKRLHTGEKPFSCRACEKNFSLLSHLRNHKCPGEKSGGTVEQPLQLKS, from the exons atgaaaatgcctACACTCCAGTTACTGAGAACGTACGTCAACCAGCGCCTGACTGTGGCTGTTGAAGATATAATCGAGATGTTTGAAAGAACCATAACCGAGTACGAGGAGGAAATGTATCGCCAGCGCAGGCTGCTGGGAGCTGAGCAGTCCGGCGGCGGCGCCGCCAAGACAGTGTTCAGCAACCAAACAG GTGTGTCTCAGGAAATCCAGCCGCTGGTTATCAATCCAAAGGTTCCCCCTGAACAGCAGGAGTGGGGCCCTGGTCCGGACCCGGAGGAGCCCCCGGAGCCCCcgcacattaaagaggaaccaGAGGAGGTCTGGATCAGACAGGGGCTTCAGCGGCTGGAGGGGGCTGACATCCCAGAGTTCCAGTTCCCTGCAGTGTCTGTAAAACGTGAAGACGATGACGAGAAACCTCACTCCGCAGTGCTCCATCAAAGGCAAACGGAGGAGCCCAGAGAGGCAGACCCTCCAGCTCAGCAGACAGGAGCCGGGGCCGCCGTCCGCAACTGTGACGCGTCAGAAGCGGCCTTTGACTTGGACGCGGCCGTTTTTTTAAAAGCGGCGAGCGACGGCCAGTTTTTCCTCTCGCAGTGTTTTGAAACTGAGACCGAAGCCTCGGACGACGGCTGGAAGCACGCGATCGAGCCTCAGCCGCCCTGCGACCCGCTGAAAGACAGCGAAGCCGCGTCTCCTCCGAGAGCTCACGGTCAGGGGGAAGTCTATAAATGCCCGGCGTGTAGCAAAACCTTTAAGCACCACACGGATCTGCAGAGGCACGTCACAAGCCACACAGGGGAGAGGCCGTTTGACTGTGCCGAGTGTGGCAAGACGTTCCGGCACAAGGGAAGTTTGCACATACACAtgaggaaacacacaggagagaagccttttCGTTGCCTAGTTTGCGGAAAGAACTTCACCCAGAGCGGAACGTTGGCCGCGCACGTGAGGATTCACACCGGAGAgaagcctttcagctgctcgGTGTGTAACAAAAGGTACAATGAGAGAGGGACACTGGCGCGACACATGAGGGTCCACACCGGAGAGAAGCCGTTCACGTGCTCGCTGTGCGGTAAACGATTCAGCGAGAAGGGCAATCTGACTAAACACAAGAGACTCCACACGGGGGAGAAACCGTTCAGTTGCCGTGCATGTGAGAAGAATTTTAGTTTGCTGTCGCACCTCCGAAACCACAAATGTCCCGGTGAGAAGAGCGGTGGAACTGTAGAGCAGCCGCTTCAGCTGAAATCGTAG